In Thalassotalea fonticola, a single genomic region encodes these proteins:
- a CDS encoding CPBP family intramembrane glutamic endopeptidase — MPNSPEQPTLNSYEPLSHAVLWIMGLYVPTIFLSIIIVMYAESNPQIIDTAKWLTDGDVTTVFSILMAIFTVPLLAYGTRNLSTKQRLDYFALQHRFNFNEFKPWLMLTLVYIVLSYLINILLDVRMPQWMLDMRDTIDYGWLSLLSVCLIAPIFEELVFRGFIFSKIERTRLRKSGAVVVTAIIFTLIHTQYDGIVLADLFVLSVLLSFIRLKTNNLKYCIAVHMLNNMVSALFLI, encoded by the coding sequence TTGCCGAATTCACCAGAGCAACCAACCCTTAACTCTTATGAGCCACTTTCACATGCGGTTTTATGGATTATGGGACTATACGTTCCAACCATATTTTTAAGCATTATCATTGTGATGTACGCCGAGTCTAATCCGCAAATCATTGATACCGCTAAATGGTTAACTGACGGTGATGTAACCACTGTCTTTTCAATTTTAATGGCGATTTTTACTGTGCCTTTATTAGCTTACGGTACTAGGAATTTATCAACTAAACAACGGCTTGATTATTTTGCTTTGCAGCATAGATTTAATTTTAATGAGTTTAAACCTTGGTTAATGCTTACACTCGTATATATAGTACTGAGTTACTTGATTAACATTCTGCTTGATGTTCGCATGCCACAGTGGATGTTAGATATGAGGGACACCATAGACTATGGCTGGTTAAGCTTGTTATCCGTCTGCCTTATTGCCCCTATATTTGAAGAGTTAGTGTTTCGCGGTTTTATCTTTAGCAAAATAGAACGAACTCGGTTAAGAAAGTCAGGCGCGGTTGTTGTTACAGCTATTATTTTTACTCTGATCCATACCCAGTATGACGGCATAGTATTAGCCGATTTATTTGTCCTATCTGTATTGCTATCTTTTATTCGTTTAAAAACCAACAACCTTAAATATTGTATTGCCGTGCATATGCTAAATAATATGGTGTCTGCACTTTTTCTAATTTAA
- a CDS encoding urocanate hydratase has translation MTNLINFQQQIKQGIPTELPVAKPYPQNANRAPKRKDILNSDEKHLALRNALRYFPKEWHQELAQEFAQELKDFGRIYMYRFKPNYELKARSVADYPAKCEQAAAIMLMVDNNLDPAVAQHPEELITYGGNGAVFQNWAQYLLAMKYLSEMESDQTLHLYSGHPMGLFPSSKDAPRVVVTNGMMIPNYSQPDDWEKFNALGVTQYGQMTAGSFMYIGPQGIVHGTTITVMNAFRKVLNKGETSKGKIFLTAGLGGMSGAQPKAGNIANCITVCAEVNSKAATKRHQQGWVDELIDNMDALINRVKEAQANEEVVSIAYIGNIVDVWESFFEQEIFIHLGSDQTSLHNPWSGGYYPVDISYEESNRLIREEPEVFKVKVQETLKRHADAVNKHTAKGTYFFDYGNAFLLEASRAGGDVMAENGIDFKYPSYVQDILGPMCFDYGFGPFRWVCASGKSEDLDKTDAIAASVLAKIKEESPEEIQQQMQDNITWIKDAKQNKLVVGSQARILYADAQGRIEIAKAFNDAINRGEIGPVVLGRDHHDVSGTDSPFRETSNIYDGSRFTADMAIHNVIGDSFRGATWVSIHNGGGVGWGEVTNGGFGMLLDGSEDSERRLKSMLLFDVNNGIARRSWARNEEANFAIKREMARTPKLKVTLANLVDDEVLNNLSL, from the coding sequence ATGACAAATTTGATCAATTTTCAACAACAAATTAAGCAAGGTATTCCAACTGAATTACCCGTGGCTAAGCCTTATCCGCAGAACGCTAACCGCGCTCCTAAACGTAAAGATATTCTTAATAGCGACGAAAAACATCTGGCGCTGAGAAATGCACTGCGTTACTTCCCAAAAGAGTGGCATCAGGAACTAGCGCAAGAGTTCGCTCAGGAATTAAAAGACTTTGGCCGCATCTATATGTACCGCTTCAAGCCGAACTATGAATTAAAGGCACGCTCGGTTGCTGATTACCCGGCCAAATGTGAGCAAGCAGCAGCTATCATGTTGATGGTTGACAACAATTTAGATCCAGCCGTGGCACAGCACCCTGAAGAGCTTATTACTTATGGTGGTAATGGTGCAGTGTTTCAAAACTGGGCGCAATACCTGCTAGCCATGAAGTATTTGAGTGAAATGGAAAGTGACCAAACGTTACATCTATACTCTGGCCACCCTATGGGACTGTTTCCGTCTTCTAAGGATGCGCCGCGTGTAGTTGTTACTAATGGCATGATGATCCCTAATTACTCACAACCTGATGATTGGGAAAAGTTTAACGCCTTAGGTGTTACCCAATACGGACAGATGACAGCTGGTTCATTTATGTATATTGGCCCACAAGGCATTGTTCACGGTACCACAATTACGGTGATGAACGCGTTCCGTAAAGTCTTAAACAAAGGTGAAACTTCGAAAGGTAAAATTTTCCTAACCGCAGGTTTAGGCGGCATGAGTGGTGCTCAACCAAAAGCCGGTAATATAGCTAACTGTATTACTGTATGTGCTGAGGTGAACTCGAAAGCTGCGACTAAGCGTCATCAGCAAGGTTGGGTTGATGAGCTTATCGATAACATGGATGCGCTTATTAATCGTGTTAAAGAAGCGCAAGCAAATGAAGAAGTCGTATCTATTGCTTACATAGGTAATATTGTTGACGTTTGGGAATCTTTCTTTGAGCAAGAAATCTTTATTCATTTAGGCTCAGACCAAACATCTTTGCATAACCCTTGGTCAGGTGGTTATTACCCGGTAGACATCAGCTATGAAGAATCGAATCGACTAATTCGTGAAGAGCCAGAAGTGTTCAAAGTTAAAGTGCAAGAAACGTTGAAGCGTCATGCTGATGCCGTGAATAAGCATACAGCTAAAGGCACTTATTTCTTCGATTACGGCAACGCTTTCTTGTTAGAAGCATCTCGCGCCGGTGGTGATGTAATGGCTGAAAACGGCATCGACTTTAAATACCCTTCTTATGTTCAAGATATTCTTGGACCTATGTGTTTCGACTATGGCTTTGGACCATTTCGTTGGGTATGTGCTTCAGGGAAATCTGAAGATCTGGATAAAACCGATGCAATCGCAGCAAGTGTATTAGCTAAGATCAAAGAAGAATCACCTGAAGAAATTCAGCAACAAATGCAGGACAATATCACCTGGATTAAAGACGCTAAGCAAAACAAATTAGTAGTTGGCTCGCAAGCACGAATTCTTTATGCCGATGCACAAGGTCGAATTGAAATAGCAAAAGCATTCAATGATGCCATTAATCGCGGCGAAATTGGCCCTGTGGTATTAGGTCGTGATCATCATGATGTAAGTGGTACAGATTCACCGTTCCGCGAAACATCTAACATTTATGATGGCAGTCGCTTTACCGCAGATATGGCTATCCACAACGTTATTGGTGACAGTTTCCGTGGTGCAACATGGGTTTCTATCCATAATGGTGGTGGTGTTGGCTGGGGAGAAGTGACCAACGGTGGCTTTGGTATGCTGCTCGACGGCAGCGAAGACTCAGAGCGTAGACTTAAATCTATGCTGTTATTTGATGTAAACAACGGTATTGCCAGACGCAGCTGGGCACGAAATGAAGAAGCAAATTTTGCCATTAAACGTGAAATGGCAAGAACGCCTAAGCTAAAAGTTACCTTGGCTAACTTAGTTGATGACGAAGTTTTAAATAACTTATCACTGTAA
- the hutH gene encoding histidine ammonia-lyase gives MTFKYGVDRLELDIVNGIADGSIKAELCQEALDQINKSRQNVEKMASSDKPVYGINTGFGPLCDTQISPSETNLLQKNLLITHAVGVGEPIAKAISKLMLITKVHALSRGFSGIRLEVVERMLTFIELDLIPVVPEQGSVGASGDLAPLSHLFLPLLGEGEFWQDNKIVPAAEVLSKHGLAPLDLHAKEGLALINGTQFILSHAITALTKMRYLLDLADLTGAMSIEGMQGSESPFREELHQTRAFKGNLEVAARMRSFFKDSQNMADHEECDRVQDPYSLRCIPQVHGASRNAYYHLKELSEIEMNSVTDNPIVISSEEAISGGSFHGQPLAMVLDYASIAASELGNISDRRCYLLLEGLHGLPRLLTKAGGLNSGMMIPQYATAALVTENKSLCFPPSADSVPTSMGQEDHVSMGSISGRKLNQILGNVDKIFAIELMYAAQAIEFRRPNKCSDLIEKNFALIRSKVDKLEEDRLLKPDIDAMITLVKSQAFTVNVEH, from the coding sequence GTGACGTTTAAATATGGTGTTGACCGCCTAGAACTTGATATTGTAAACGGCATAGCCGACGGTAGTATCAAGGCAGAGCTTTGCCAAGAAGCATTAGATCAAATCAATAAAAGTCGCCAAAATGTCGAAAAAATGGCGAGTTCAGACAAGCCAGTATATGGTATAAATACTGGCTTTGGTCCTTTGTGTGATACGCAAATTTCGCCTAGTGAGACCAATTTGTTACAAAAAAATCTACTCATTACCCACGCGGTAGGTGTAGGTGAGCCTATTGCTAAAGCGATTTCAAAACTAATGCTGATCACCAAAGTACATGCTTTAAGTCGTGGCTTTTCAGGTATCCGTCTTGAAGTTGTTGAGCGCATGCTAACCTTTATCGAACTAGACCTAATTCCAGTTGTACCAGAGCAAGGTTCAGTAGGCGCTTCCGGCGATTTAGCGCCACTTTCTCATTTGTTCTTACCGCTACTTGGTGAAGGTGAGTTTTGGCAAGACAATAAAATTGTTCCTGCGGCAGAAGTGTTAAGCAAACATGGTTTAGCACCACTAGACTTGCATGCCAAAGAAGGCTTGGCCCTTATCAACGGTACGCAATTTATTTTATCTCATGCCATCACTGCATTAACCAAAATGCGTTACTTACTGGACTTAGCAGACTTAACCGGTGCGATGAGTATTGAAGGCATGCAAGGCAGTGAATCACCATTTAGAGAAGAGCTCCATCAGACCCGGGCATTTAAGGGTAATTTGGAAGTTGCAGCGCGGATGAGAAGCTTTTTTAAAGATTCACAAAATATGGCTGATCACGAAGAATGTGATCGTGTACAAGACCCTTATTCATTAAGATGTATTCCGCAAGTGCACGGCGCATCGCGCAATGCTTATTATCACTTAAAGGAATTATCTGAAATAGAGATGAACTCGGTAACTGATAACCCAATTGTTATCAGTAGTGAAGAAGCCATTTCTGGCGGCAGTTTCCACGGTCAACCTCTTGCTATGGTGTTAGATTACGCCTCAATTGCAGCTTCTGAATTAGGTAATATTTCAGACAGACGTTGTTATTTATTATTGGAAGGCTTGCACGGTTTACCACGCTTGTTAACAAAAGCTGGTGGCTTAAATTCAGGTATGATGATCCCGCAATATGCAACAGCAGCCTTAGTAACAGAAAACAAATCTTTGTGTTTCCCACCTTCGGCTGACAGTGTACCAACCTCTATGGGTCAAGAAGATCACGTATCTATGGGGAGTATTTCAGGCAGAAAGCTAAATCAAATTTTAGGTAATGTGGATAAAATTTTTGCCATTGAATTAATGTATGCTGCACAGGCAATTGAGTTTAGACGACCAAACAAATGTTCAGATTTGATTGAGAAAAACTTTGCATTGATCAGAAGTAAAGTCGATAAGCTTGAAGAAGACCGATTATTAAAACCTGATATTGATGCCATGATAACCTTGGTTAAATCACAAGCGTTTACCGTTAACGTTGAACATTAA
- the hutC gene encoding histidine utilization repressor gives MAPAKFTQIKQFIFEQIESGKWAEHQRVPSENELAEQFEVSRMTARRALQELTDEGVLNRSKGSGTFVACLKSQSSLMEIRNIADEIREAGHQYTAKVISLEQIKANAELALELDIALGDTVYLSKILHKQNDVAIQLEQRFVNAALVSEYINQDFSVITSHEYLSKEAPLTEATHQIEAIIAEAKISELLAIESQQPCLQVKRRTWSRTGVVSLAILTSPGDKYRLGGHLKL, from the coding sequence ATGGCACCCGCTAAATTTACACAAATTAAACAGTTTATTTTTGAACAGATTGAGTCTGGTAAGTGGGCCGAGCATCAACGCGTGCCTTCTGAAAATGAGTTAGCTGAACAATTTGAGGTGTCACGAATGACTGCTCGCAGGGCATTACAAGAGTTAACCGATGAAGGTGTTTTAAACCGCTCAAAAGGTTCAGGTACATTTGTAGCATGTTTAAAGTCGCAATCATCTCTGATGGAAATTCGCAACATTGCCGATGAGATCAGAGAAGCGGGTCATCAATATACCGCGAAGGTAATCAGTTTAGAACAAATTAAAGCAAATGCCGAATTGGCCTTAGAGCTTGATATTGCCCTTGGCGATACTGTGTATTTATCAAAAATATTGCACAAGCAAAATGACGTTGCAATTCAGTTAGAGCAACGATTTGTGAATGCTGCATTAGTTTCTGAGTATATCAATCAAGACTTTAGCGTTATCACTTCACATGAGTATTTAAGCAAAGAAGCACCGCTTACCGAAGCAACTCATCAAATTGAAGCAATAATTGCTGAAGCAAAAATTTCTGAGTTATTGGCAATTGAAAGCCAACAACCTTGTTTACAAGTAAAGCGTCGCACTTGGTCAAGAACCGGTGTGGTGAGCTTAGCTATTTTAACCTCACCGGGTGATAAGTATCGCCTTGGTGGGCATTTAAAACTTTAA
- a CDS encoding Na(+)/H(+) antiporter subunit D, translated as MWMIEIPAFVPFFIGALLVALTRGMLRGVIMIVIPIASAVHLWMIPESIHLQFSLFDYHLIPYRVDKLSLMFGYVFHLAALMGIIYSLHLRDSMQQVAAMMYIGSGLGAVFAGDLLTLFIFWELLALTSVFLIWARRTQRSYASGMRYLVIQVLSGVILLAGTLFYFTENNTLEFGYIGLDSVAGWLVFIAFGIKCAFPMVHNWLTDAYAEATVTGTVFLSAFTTKVAVYALARAFPGTELLVYIGAAMTCFPIFFAVIENDLRRVLAYSLINQVGFMVVGIGIGTALAINGAVSHAFNDVIFKGLLFMSMGAVLHMTGRINGSELGGLYKTMPKTTILCIIGAASISAFPLFSGFVSKSMIMSAAIEEGFDWIWLILLFASAGVFHHAGIKIPYFAFFAHDCGIRANDPPKNMLLAMAIAASLCIAIGIYPQGLYALLPYDTGYNPYDASHVLAQTQLLFFSALAFVWLNLKGLYPPELRATNLDFDWIYRRALPTVLQNMFTIIWQIDRTLRQEVKLKLTICLTYIAEKNNRLSNLLSRNYPSGSMAMWVAIMLATYLFLSFIQ; from the coding sequence ATGTGGATGATTGAGATCCCTGCTTTTGTTCCCTTTTTTATCGGTGCATTACTTGTAGCGCTCACTCGCGGCATGTTGCGTGGCGTGATAATGATAGTGATCCCCATAGCCAGTGCAGTACATCTATGGATGATACCAGAAAGTATTCATCTGCAGTTTTCCTTATTTGACTATCATCTTATTCCTTACCGTGTCGATAAGTTAAGTCTAATGTTTGGCTATGTATTTCATCTTGCTGCACTCATGGGCATTATTTACTCGTTACATCTGCGCGATTCCATGCAACAAGTGGCAGCAATGATGTATATTGGCAGCGGTTTGGGCGCTGTTTTTGCCGGCGACTTGTTAACTTTATTCATTTTCTGGGAGTTGTTAGCTCTTACTTCAGTGTTTCTTATTTGGGCACGCAGAACACAGCGTTCATATGCCTCAGGGATGCGTTATCTCGTTATTCAAGTTTTATCTGGTGTAATTCTTCTTGCCGGTACTCTTTTTTACTTCACTGAAAACAACACATTAGAGTTTGGTTATATTGGTTTAGATAGTGTAGCAGGATGGCTTGTTTTCATTGCTTTTGGTATCAAGTGTGCTTTTCCTATGGTCCATAACTGGTTAACTGATGCCTATGCTGAAGCAACCGTGACCGGAACAGTATTTCTCAGTGCATTTACTACAAAAGTCGCTGTTTACGCACTTGCCCGTGCATTCCCTGGGACTGAGTTGCTGGTATATATTGGTGCTGCCATGACCTGTTTCCCAATATTTTTTGCTGTCATTGAAAATGATTTACGCCGGGTATTGGCCTATAGCCTGATAAACCAAGTGGGATTCATGGTGGTCGGCATCGGTATTGGCACTGCGCTTGCTATTAATGGCGCAGTATCTCATGCCTTTAATGATGTAATTTTTAAGGGCTTGCTATTTATGTCGATGGGGGCGGTATTGCACATGACAGGACGGATAAATGGCTCTGAACTCGGTGGTTTATACAAAACCATGCCTAAAACAACGATACTCTGCATTATCGGTGCAGCTTCAATTTCAGCTTTTCCCCTGTTTAGCGGTTTTGTGAGTAAATCAATGATTATGTCTGCGGCTATTGAAGAAGGGTTTGATTGGATCTGGCTTATATTACTGTTTGCCTCTGCAGGTGTATTTCATCATGCCGGGATAAAAATTCCCTATTTCGCCTTCTTCGCCCACGACTGCGGCATTCGAGCAAACGATCCCCCTAAAAATATGTTATTGGCAATGGCGATAGCTGCTAGTCTTTGCATTGCCATTGGTATCTATCCGCAAGGATTATATGCCTTATTGCCGTATGACACAGGATACAACCCTTATGATGCAAGTCATGTGCTAGCGCAGACTCAGTTATTGTTTTTTTCAGCTTTAGCTTTTGTCTGGCTTAACCTCAAAGGGCTGTACCCTCCTGAGCTTCGCGCAACCAATTTAGATTTCGATTGGATTTATCGCCGTGCGTTGCCAACAGTGTTGCAAAATATGTTTACCATCATTTGGCAAATAGATCGCACATTACGACAAGAGGTTAAGCTAAAGTTAACTATTTGCTTAACTTATATCGCAGAAAAAAATAATCGACTGAGCAACTTGCTTTCGCGAAATTATCCGTCAGGAAGTATGGCTATGTGGGTCGCAATAATGCTAGCGACATATTTATTTCTTAGTTTTATTCAATAA